The window CTGGTTTGTGTGTACCCGGATTGGTGTAAGGGATGCGGCATCTGCGTCGCGTTCTGTCCGGGGAAAGTGCTGGAAATGAGCGCATTGGGCAAGGCGGAGCCCGTGCGTCCGGAAGACTGCATTAACTGTGGCTTCTGTGAACTGCACTGTCCAGATTTCGCAATCTCCATCCGGCCACGGGAAGACGGCGCAAGCTGCCCCACATTCCCTTCCGGCCCTCCAACCAACGGTGAGGCTTGCTGATCATGGCTACAATCAGAAAGAAACGGAAAAAGGTCGAGGTGTTTGCGCAGGGCAACGAGGCCATAGCCGAAGGCGCTCTGCTTGCCGGATGTTCTTTTTTTGGCGGCTATCCCATCACGCCGTCCACTGAAATCATGGAAGTGATGTCTCATCGTCTGCCGAAGACCGAAGACGGCGTCTTCATCCAGATGGAAGACGAAATCGCCAGCATGGGCGCCATCATCGGCGCTTCTCTTGCCGGCCGCAAGTCCATGACCGCAACATCCGGTCCGGGGTTTTCGCTCATGCAGGAGCACATCGGTTATGCCTGCATGGTTGAAGCGCCGCTGGTAGTGGTTAACGTCATGCGCGGCGGTCCCAGCACCGGTCTTCCGACCAGCCCTGCACAAGGCGATGTGCAGATGGCCCGCTGGGGTACGCATGGCGATCATTCCATCATCGTGCTTTCTGCCTCCACCGTGCAGGAATGCCTTGAAATGACCGTGATTGCCTTTAACATGGCGGAAAAGTATCG is drawn from Desulfovibrio mangrovi and contains these coding sequences:
- a CDS encoding 4Fe-4S dicluster domain-containing protein; this translates as MPKKKKGQTLVCVYPDWCKGCGICVAFCPGKVLEMSALGKAEPVRPEDCINCGFCELHCPDFAISIRPREDGASCPTFPSGPPTNGEAC